The following coding sequences are from one Alosa alosa isolate M-15738 ecotype Scorff River chromosome 3, AALO_Geno_1.1, whole genome shotgun sequence window:
- the ranbp2 gene encoding E3 SUMO-protein ligase RanBP2: MRRSKADVDRYISSVQSASPSVKEKPLKGFLFAKLYFEAKEYELAKRHVSAYLSVQERDPKAHKFLGQLYERDGDVNKAVGCYKRSVDLNPAQRDLVLKVAELLCSKDERDSRAEFWVEKASKLMPGSPAVFKLKEKLLSRQGQQGWNQLFDLLQSELQLRPGDAHVNIKLVELHCSDGRLEEAVKHCLSVEKAGVLCNSLDWYTTVVCTLQDYLSQPSVSINDKSCRKFQKELLLAHCNLLRCTLSEKGVALCAEALQNFDHAMQSLKNTATNTTDELAEMFTELKGHLYLYAGTLLLKMALDREQQWRAVVDLAALCYLLAYQVPRPKIKSSKGDHPPQHPLELLACDRQSQAGHMLLNLSQDVDQLVKDVVEAFGNRSGQGTLFDMLFGAEAPASLSFIGNDDIRSISAQAPEIADLIKADNGAILCGGDLQRLTWLGLQWYFMAQRPALREWLKQLFPRLTLETSKLDTNTPESICLLDLEVFLSGVVFTSHTQLQETAKISASSQLHEPRCLPLQVMKLLSTDRQRQWWDAVYTLIHKKALPGTSAKLRMVVQHGLSTLRAGEKHGLQPALLIHWAQHLSETGVGVNSYYDQKDYTSRSVHYWKVVLTLLEKVKKRRGIPEPLDPLFLHFPSKDIQVLEVKGYEEEAMIAFATLLDIEGKTEEAIATLEGINSISSNWQLARIFQRLSEEAGNGVEETQDRCMTFLKKFRKHLMKIYNANATEVDKLPVSMEEVMDLLEEVNQQLGENGDVMDEDESRPLHSSPHQLSEPAAASSQIKFSPSPSKNISSPSRRHMFSPKTPPHWAEDQKSLLQMLCQTVEALKNEVHDLRLNSSDTAASPHHRVYGEGYSAETLQESFPAAQTFHGAPLTVATTAPNVYYNQSPAYNTQFLLRPAANVTPTKAPVYGINRLPPQQHMYAYQQPTHTPPLQTTPACVYPQDFGAPLRFESPATSLLSPYSEEYYSHSVPPPTTNPPLPEPGYFTKPSVVSASQPPKTSEGKTLDFGKISFGQPAEPSKVPAFGTQSTSTMPSAAFKFNSNFKSNDGDFTFSSSQVKNSESLLGLLTSDMPRNDGQSESKPTTQDQTQSQSGVFTFGSQNVSGFSFADAAQNKTGLFDKPEQTFSFSELGKSVTVEQEDKAGESDNDSTHVEEDEDGPHFEPIVPLPDKVDVKTGEEEEEEMFCNRAKLFRFDTEAKEWKERGIGSIKILKHKTSGKVRLLMRREQVLKICANHYITADMVLKPNAGSDKSWVWYAMDYADEMPKTEQLAIRFKTSDEAALFKAKFEEAQKVLPKSPQKQDELDGSKETEMAPAKGLDLKAQFAKKDGEWDCDVCCVRNASSAKHCAACQTPNPNCAKTEEPSEEPKGFPPVITSAGGFTFGITGEAAKDTSTLSKGFSSFGSQIPVSFKFGTSSSSTSASISDPSGATSTTSFGADFGANTTNKTTADASTKSSFSFGTGFGAQFAKKEGEWDCPTCCVRNPASSSSCASCQTPNPSSKGDEGAPEASSSVSGFGSQFAKQDGQWDCDQCLVRNEPTSSNCISCQAPGPVKPSQGGLAAMFGKKDGQWDCDACLVRNEGYASQCVSCQTPNPSAKSSTTSGFSSSSLSFNPRAPTKISQPTGTGFTSSGPFQFGPSKEPSAPSSTGFSFSIPTGGFKFGSQEPAKETKATESETASVGSASMFLKNIAEQHREKEERSTLTSSDEKSEQDENPLFHPKPNSFSFADLAKSKEGFQFGQEDPSFKGFAGAGEQLFSVPQSNQKEDASADQDEEDMYKTDENDDIQFEPVVQMPERVELVTGEEDEEVLYCHRVKLFRFDPEISQWKERGVGNLKLLKNSVNGRLRVLMRREQVLKVCANHWITTTMNLKPLAGSDRAWMWLANDFADGDAKLEQLAAKFKTPELAEDFKLKFDECQKLLLNIPLQTPHKLVDTGRTAHLIQKAEEMKSGLKDLKSFLTDDKKIKDDECKDITSTSNASGLFIKPHAETTGPTLEWDNYDLREEALDDSADTSVYASPLASSPIRKNLFRFGESTDGFNFSFQPVLSPAKSPAKVNQSRVSVGTDDEQDTTQEEERDGQYFEPVVPLPDLVEISTGEENEQVVFSHRAKLYRYDKDLSQWKERGIGDLKILQSYDTKRVRLIMRRDQVLKLCANHWITSIMNLEPMKGADEKAWIWSAFDFTEGEGKVEQLAVRFKLQDTAKAFKEIFDEAKVAQDKEILVTPVSSREGPSQETICGKAAIAVLEETTRERTDLSSETFYTPENKTATSPSPMAVSKTVVSPPKFVFGTDSVQKIFGSPPAKDVSSGIPTEPKEKAPSTSASSQPAIPAFKVPEGGLDFRLFKDNPMAFFWTSTSSTQFEPQAGAQTKKDEAISSASTGAADDRADSEEIEIVYVREPTRGQAELARQLMLPLTFFCYKNEPGYISDDDECDEDFETAVRNLKGKLYPDQLEERSGAASSDGTSHDVKDPECTIIWEKKPTPEEERKAKSLQLPSTFFCGVGSDSDTEKDKAEDYETEVRKVQEALDEQKTEDAESFEATGSGTSEVKTVSEPSSMPEPSSMPEPSSMPEPSSMPEPSSEEPADGASSGSCPIDLSTRKSTECYSSGSQDPPNAFGFDSMGGFSFADLAKSSDDFAFGSKDSEFSWANAGASVFGTVVKPESKNDGEGEGSDDDETSNNVEIHFEPIVSLPEVEVKSGEEDEEILFKERTKLYRWDRDLNQWKERGVGDIKILFHPVKKYYRVIMRREQVLKVCANHTITEFIELKPMNTSANALVWTATDYAEGDGKVEQLAAKFKTPELAESFRKTFTDCQARMSQVDDSSQLSKAQEHSKESNPLVYFTVAVDDQPIGKITMELFSHIVPKTAENFRALCTGEKGFGFRNSIFHRVIPDFMCQGGDITNQDGTGGRSIYGGKFEDENFDVRHTGPGLLSMANRGRDTNNSQFFITLKKAEHLDFKHVAFGFVKDGMDIVKQMGELGTKTGRPSKTIVITDCGQL, translated from the exons AAACCCTTGAAAGGCTTCTTGTTCGCAAAATTGTACTTCGAAGCAAAAGAATATGAGCTTGCAAAGAG aCATGTATCAGCCTATTTATCAGTCCAGGAGAGAGATCCCAAAGCGCACAAATTCCTTGGTCAGCTCTATGAACGTGACGGTGATGTCAACAAAGCAGTGGGCTGCTATAAG CGCTCAGTCGATCTTAACCCAGCTCAGCGAGATCTTGTACTTAAAGTGGCGGAGCTGTTGTGCAGTAAAGATGAACGAGACAGCCGAGCAGAATTTTGGGTTGAAAAGGCATCCAAGCTTATGCCTGGCAGCCCTGCTGTTTTTAAGCTAAAG GAGAAGCTGCTGAGCAGACAAGGACAGCAGGGCTGGAACCAGCTGTTTGATCTCTTGCAGTCGGAGCTACAGTTGCGTCCAGGAGATGCTCATGTGAATATAAAACTTGTTGAGTTGCACTGCTCCGACGGAAGGTTGGAGGAAGCCGTCAAGCATTGCTTGTCTGTTGAGAAGGCAGGAGTCCTTTGTAACAGCTTGGACTGGTACACCACTGTTGTGTGTACATTGCAG GACTACCTAAGCCAACCAAGTGTGTCCATAAATGACAAGTCTTGCCGCAAGTTTCAAAAGGAGCTTCTCCTGGCCCACTGTAATCTGTTGAGATGTACACTTTCTGAGAAGGGAGTTGCACTGTGCGCAGAAGCCTTGCAGAA TTTTGATCATGCAATGCAGTCTCTGAAGAACACTGCCACCAACACTACAGATGAGCTTGCAGAGATGTTCACTGAGCTAAAGGGTCACTTGTACCTTTATGCTGGAACGTTGTTACTAAAGATGGCCCTAGACCGTGAACAACAATGGAGAGCTGTGGTGGACTTGGCTGCCCTTTGTTACCTCTTGGCATATCAG GTTCCTAGACCAAAGATAAAAAGTTCTAAAGGTGACCACCCCCCTCAGCACCCACTGGAACTTCTAGCTTGTGACCGACAGAGCCAGGCTGGCCACATGCTGCTGAATCTGAGTCAGGATGTTGACCAGCTTGTGAAGGATGTTGTTGAAGCATTTGGAAACAGAAGTGGCCAGGGGACCCTTTTTGACATGCTGTTTGGTGCCGAAGCCCCAGCTTCTCTGTCCTTCATTGGCAATGACGACATCCGTTCCATCAGTGCCCAAGCTCCTGAGATTGCAGATCTCATCAAAGCTGATAATG GTGCAATTCTATGCGGCGGAGACTTGCAGCGTCTTACCTGGCTGGGATTGCAGTGGTATTTTATGGCTCAAAGACCGGCTCTTCGAGAATGGCTGAAGCAGCTTTTTCCTCGCCTCACCCTTGAAACCTCCAAGCTGGATACAAACACACCAGAGTCTATCTGTCTGCTTGACTTGGAG GTCTTTCTGTCTGGAGTGGTGTTTACGAGTCACACTCAACTTCAAGAGACTGCCAAGATCTCTGCCAGCTCACAGCTACATGAGCCCAGATGCTTGCCCTTGCAGGTCATGAAGCTTTTgtccacagacagacaaagacagtGGTGGGACGCCGTGTACACACTCATCCATAAAAAGGCCCT ACCTGGAACATCAGCAAAACTGCGAATGGTTGTTCAACACGGATTAAGCACTCTTCGAGCTGGGGAGAAACATGGTTTGCAGCCAGCACTGCTCATACACTGGGCCCAACACCTCAGCGAAACG GGTGTTGGTGTAAACTCTTACTATGACCAGAAAGACTACACTAGCCGTAGTGTGCACTATTGGAAAGTGGTGCTCACTCTCCTGGAAAAGGTTAAAAAGCGAAGAGGCATCCCTGAACCTCTTGATCCACTGTTCCTGCATTTTCCCAGTAAAGACATACAG GTTTTGGAGGTTAAAGGCTATGAAGAAGAAGCCATGATTGCCTTTGCTACACTTCTAGATATTGAGGGCAAAACCGAAGAGGCAATTGCCACTCTTGAGGGTATTAATAGCATCTCCTCTAATTGGCAACTTGCAagg ATATTTCAGAGACTTTCAGAGGAGGCTGGTAATGGTGTTGAGGAAACACAAGATCGTTGTATGACATTCCTGAAGAAGTTCCGGAAGCATCTGATGAAAATTTACAATGCCAATGCAACTGAAGTTGACAAG CTTCCAGTATCAATGGAGGAAGTTATGGACCTGCTAGAAGAAGTAAATCAACAGCTGGGTGAAAATGGTGATGTCATGGATGAGGACGAAAGCCGTCCCCTCCACTCTAGCCCACACCAACTCTCAGAACCAGCCGCTGCAAGTTCACAGATAAAATTCTCTCCATCACCATCAAAGAATATATCTTCTCCTTCCAGGAGACACATG TTCTCTCCGAAGACGCCACCTCATTGGGCAGAGGACCAGAAATCTCTTCTTCAAATGCTGTGTCAGACAGTTGAAGCACTAAAA AATGAAGTTCATGACTTGAGACTCAACTCCTCTGATACAGCCGCCTCCCCACATCACAGGGTTTATGGTGAAGGATATAGTGCTGAAACCCTACAAGAGTCTTTTCCAGCTGCACAAACATTCCATGGTGCCCCTCTTACAG TAGCCACCACAGCTCCCAATGTGTACTACAATCAGTCTCCTGCTTACAACACGCAGTTTCTTCTACGTCCTGCTGCAAACGTTACACCAACAAAG GCACCAGTGTATGGAATCAACCGTCTGCCACCTCAGCAACATATGTATGCCTATCAGCAGCCCACACATACTCCACCGCTGCAGACAACACCAGCATGTGTTTATCCTCAAGACTTTGGGGCACCACTTCGCTTTGAGTCACCAGCAACAAGTTTACTCTCCCCATACAGTGAAGAATACTACAGCCACAGTGTTCCTCCTCCTACAACCAATCCACCTCTGCCAGAGCCTGGATACTTCACCAAACCATCTGTTGTCTCTGCTTCCCAGCCTCCAAAGACCAGTGAAGGAAAAACTTTGGACTTTGGAAAGATAAGCTTTGGTCAGCCTGCTGAACCCTCCAAAGTGCCAGCCTTTGGCACCCAGTCAACATCTACAATGCCATCTGCTGCCTTCAAATTCAATTCTAATTTTAAATCTAATGATGGTGACTTCACATTCTCATCCAGTCAGGTGAAAAACAGCGAAAGTCTCTTGGGACTTTTGACATCAGACATGCCTAGGAATGATGGACAATCAGAATCAAAACCCACAACTCAAGACCAGACACAGAGTCAAAGTGGGGTGTTTACATTTGGCAGTCAAAATGTATCTGGGTTTTCTTTTGCTGATGCTGCACAAAACAAGACCGGTTTATTTGACAAACCTGAACAAACATTTAGCTTCTCGGAGCTTGGCAAGTCAGTGACTGTGGAGCAAGAGGATAAAGCCGGAGAGAGTGATAATGATAGCACACATGTTGAAGAGGATGAAGATGGACCACATTTTGAGCCCATTGTACCTTTACCTGATAAAGTAGATGTTAAAACTGgcgaagaggaggaagaggagatgtTCTGCAACAGGGCTAAGCTATTCCGATTTGACACAGAGGCAAaggaatggaaagagagaggaattgGGAGCATCAAAATTTTGAAGCACAAGACATCAGGCAAAGTACGTTTGCTAATGAGGAGGGAGCAGGTCCTTAAGATCTGCGCCAACCATTACATCACTGCTGACATGGTTTTAAAACCAAATGCTGGATCTGATAAGTCCTGGGTTTGGTATGCTATGGACTATGCAGATGAAATGCCAAAGACTGAACAACTCGCAATTCGTTTTAAAACATCAGATGAGGCTGCCCTCTTCAAGGCAAAATTTGAGGAGGCACAAAAAGTCTTACCAAAATCACCACAAAAACAAGATGAGCTGGACGGAAGCAAAGAAACTGAAATGGCACCAGCGAAAGGGTTGGATCTCAAAGCCCAGTTTGCTAAAAAAGATGGTGAATGGGACTGTGATGTGTGCTGTGTTCGGAATGCCTCTTCAGCTAAGCATTGTGCTGCTTGTCAGACTCCTAACCCTAACTGTGCAAAAACTGAAGAACCATCTGAAGAACCGAAAGGATTTCCTCCAGTTATCACATCAGCAGGTGGGTTTACCTTTGGCATTACCGGAGAGGCTGCAAAAGACACTAGCACTTTATCTAAAGGATTTTCTTCCTTTGGGTCACAGATACCAGTTTCATTTAAGTTTGGAACCAGCTCCTCGTCGACATCAGCATCCATAAGTGATCCTTCTGGGGCCACGTCAACTACTTCATTTGGGGCTGATTTTGGGgctaacacaacaaacaaaactacAGCAGATGCCTCAACAAAGTCTTCATTTTCATTTGGAACTGGATTTGGTGCTCAGTTCGCCAAGAAGGAAGGCGAATGGGACTGTCCTACTTGTTGTGTAAGAAATCCGGCCTCTTCAAGTAGCTGTGCTTCATGTCAAACTCCGAACCCATCAAGCAAAG GTGATGAAGGAGCACCAGAAGCCTCCTCCAGTGTTTCAGGTTTTGGCTCCCAATTTGCCAAGCAGGATGGACAGTGGGACTGTGACCAGTGTCTTGTCAGAAATGAGCCAACGTCTTCAAATTGCATCTCCTGCCAAGCCCCTGGTCCTGTTAAGCCATCTCAAGGTGGATTAGCAGCTATGTTTggaaagaaagatggacagTGGGATTGTGATGCCTGTTTGGTAAGAAATGAGGGCTACGCCAGCCAGTGTGTCTCTTGCCAGACACCCAATCCCAGCGCAAAAAGCTCAACTACTTCGGGATTTTCAAGCTCCTCCCTCAGCTTTAACCCTAGAGCTCCAACCAAAATCAGCCAACCCACTGGTACAGGATTTACAAGCAGTGGTCCCTTCCAATTTGGTCCGAGTAAAGAGCCAAGCGCCCCCAGCAGCACAGGTTTCTCCTTTTCAATCCCAACTGGTGGCTTTAAGTTTGGCAGCCAGGAGCCTGCTAAGGAAACAAAAGCCACTGAGAGTGAAACTGCTTCTGTTGGTTCTGCATCGATGTTTCTGAAAAACATTGCAGAACAGcatagagaaaaagaagagagatcCACATTGACATCTTCTGATGAGAAATCTGAACAAGATGAAAATCCCCTCTTCCACCCCAAGCCCAACTCATTCAGCTTTGCAGACCTGGCAAAATCTAAAGAAGGCTTCCAGTTTGGCCAAGAAGATCCCAGTTTCAAAGGGTTTGCGGGAGCAGGTGAACAACTTTTCTCTGTCCCTCAGTCAAACCAGAAAGAAGACGCCTCTGCAGATCAAGATGAAGAGGATATGTATAAGACTGATGAGAATGATGACATTCAGTTTGAGCCAGTGGTGCAGATGCCTGAAAGAGTAGAACTTGTCACCGgtgaagaggatgaggaggttCTTTACTGTCATCGTGTGAAACTGTTCAGATTTGACCCTGAAATAAGtcaatggaaagagagaggagttgGCAACCTTAAGCTTCTGAAGAACTCTGTGAATGGAAGGTTGAGGGTCCTTATGAGGAGAGAGCAAGTCTTGAAGGTTTGTGCAAATCACTGGATCACTACAACAATGAATCTAAAGCCTCTCGCTGGATCAGACCGTGCTTGGATGTGGCTTGCGAATGACTTTGCTGATGGAGATGCGAAGTTGGAGCAACTTGCTGCCAAATTCAAAACACCAGAGCTGGCAGAAGATTTCAAATTAAAGTTTGATGAGTGTCAAAAGCTTCTGTTGAACATTCCTCTTCAGACACCCCATAAACTGGTTGATACCGGTAGAACAGCACATCTGATTCAGAAAGCAGAAGAAATGAAATCTGGTCTTAAAGACCTTAAATCTTTCTTGACTGATGACAAAAAGATCAAAGATGATGAGTGTAAAGACATTACATCAACTAGTAATGCGTCTGGGCTGTTCATCAAACCTCATGCTGAGACTACTGGTCCCACTTTGGAATGGGACAATTATGATTTACGAGAGGAAGCTCTTGATGACAGTGCAGACACATCTGTTTATGCCTCCCCATTAGCTAGCAGTCCTATTCGTAAGAATTTGTTCCGCTTTGGGGAATCCACTGATGGGTTTAATTTCAGCTTCCAACCTGTTCTTAGTCCTGCAAAGTCACCAGCCAAAGTAAATCAGAGCAGAGTGTCTGTTGGGACAGATGATGAGCAAGACACAACTCAAGAGGAAGAGCGGGATGGTCAGTACTTTGAGCCTGTTGTGCCATTACCTGACCTTGTGGAGATATCAACTGGGGAAGAAAATGAGCAAGTGGTTTTCAGCCACAGGGCCAAGTTGTACCGGTATGACAAAGACCTGAGCCAGTGGAAGGAGCGTGGTATTGGAGACCTTAAAATTCTACAGAGTTATGACACCAAACGAGTGAGGCTTATCATGAGACGGGATCAAGTTCTTAAACTGTGTGCAAACCATTGGATAACCAGCATAATGAACCTTGAGCCAATGAAGGGTGCTGATGAAAAGGCTTGGATCTGGAGTGCTTTCGATTTTACTGAAGGAGAAGGCAAAGTGGAGCAGTTGGCAGTCCGGTTCAAGCTACAAGACACTGCCAAAGCTTTCAAAGAAATATTTGATGAAGCAAAGGTTGCTCAGGATAAAGAGATCCTTGTCACACCAGTGTCCTCAAGGGAAGGTCCATCACAAGAGACTATATGTGGTAAAGCTGCTATAGCTGTTCTTGAAGAGACCACACGTGAACGCACTGACTTGTCTTCTGAGACATTCTATACACCAGAAAACAAAACTGCCACTTCACCCAGTCCTATGGCTGTCTCCAAAACTGTGGTTTCTCCACCTAAATTTGTCTTTGGTACAGATTCAGTCCAGAAAATATTTGGGAGCCCCCCTGCAAAAGATGTATCATCTGGCATACCCACGGAACCCAAAGAAAAAGCTCCAAGCACATCAGCCTCCAGTCAGCCAGCCATACCTGCATTCAAGGTCCCTGAAGGAG GATTGGATTTTAGGCTTTTCAAAGATAACCCTATGGCTTTTTTTTGGACCAGCACATCATCCACCCAGTTTGAACCCCAAG CTGGCGCACAAACAAAGAAAGATGAAGCCATCTCAAGTGCTAGTACCGGTGCGGCGGATGACCGGGCAGACTCTGAGGAAATTGAAattgtgtatgtgcgtgagcCCACAAGGGGGCAGGCAGAGCTTGCCCGACAGTTGATGCTTCCCCTCACATTCTTCTGTTATAAGAATGAGCCAGGGTACATCAGTGACGACGATGAGTGTG ATGAAGATTTTGAGACTGCTGTGAGAAACCTCAAAGGAAAGTTGTATCCTGATCAACTGGAAGAAAGATCTGGAGCAGCAAGCAGTG ATGGTACATCCCATGATGTCAAAGATCCTGAGTGCACGATAATCTGGGAGAAAAAACCAAccccagaggaagagaggaaagccAAGAGCCTACAGCTTCCCTCAACCTTTTTCTGTGGAGTGGGCAGTGACTCGGACACTGAGAAGGATAAGGCTGAAGACTATGAAACCGAGGTCCGGAAAGTGCAAGAAGCTCTG GATGAGCAGAAAACTGAAGATGCAGAGTCCTTTGAGGCTACAGGGTCAGGCACAAGTGAGGTCAAGACGGTGTCAGAACCTTCATCCATGCCAGAACCTTCATCCATGCCAGAACCTTCATCCATGCCAGAACCTTCATCTATGCCAGAACCCTCATCTGAAGAACCAGCTGATGGTGCTAGCAGTGGCAGCTGTCCCATTGACCTTTCTACGAGAAAGAGCACAGAATGTTATTCCAGTGGAAGTCAAG ATCCTCCAAATGCATTTGGTTTTGACTCAATGGGAGGATTCTCATTTGCCGATTTGGCTAAGAGCTCTGACGATTTTGCTTTTGGGTCAAAAG ATTCGGAATTCTCCTGGGCAAATGCTGGGGCCTCGGTGTTTGGCACAGTTGTAAAACCAGAGTCCAAAAATGATGGAGAAGGGGAGggaagtgatgatgatgagacaTCAAACAATGTAGAAATCCACTTTGAGCCAATCGTGTCATTGCCAGAG GTTGAAGTCAAGTCTGGTGAAGAAGATGAAGAGATCTTGTTTAAGGAGCGCACCAAGTTGTATCGCTGGGATCGCGACTTGAACCAGTGGAAAGAACGAGGGGTGGGTGACATCAAAATTCTGTTCCACCCTGTCAAAAAGTACTACCGCGTGATCATGAGACGAGAGCAGGTGCTGAAGGTGTGTGCCAACCACACAATCACAGAATTTATTGAGCTGAAGCCTATGAACACCTCTGCCAATGCCTTGGTTTGGACAGCCACAGACTATGCAG AGGGAGACGGTAAAGTTGAGCAACTTGCTGCCAAGTTTAAGACTCCAGAGCTAGCTGAATCCTTCAGGAAAACATTCACAGACTGTCAGGCTCGCATGTCCCAGGTAGATGACTCCTCCCAGTTGTCCAAAGCCCAAGAGCATTCAAAAGAGAGCAATCCGCTGGTGTACTTCACCGTTGCTGTTGACGACCAGCCTATTGGAAAGATTACCATGGAGCTGTTCTCTCACATTGTACCGAAAACAGCAGAAAACTTCAGGGCCCTGTGTACTGGCGAAAAAGGCTTTGGATTCCGCAACTCTATTTTCCATAGAGTCATCCCAGACTTTATGTGTCAG GGCGGCGATATTACCAATCAGGATGGCACTGGAGGACGATCCATTTATGGAGGCAAGTTTGAGGATGAGAACTTTGATGTCAGGCACACAGGACCAGGCTTGTTATCCATGGCAAATCGAGGGAGGGACACCAACAATTCCCAGTTTTTCATCACCCTGAAGAAAGCAGAGCACTTGGATTTCAAACATGTTGCATTTGGCTTTGTAAAAGATGGCATGGACATTGTGAAACAGATGGGAGAACTTGGCACAAAGACCGGGAGGCCCAGCAAAACAATTGTCATTACTGATTGTGGACAACTGTAG